Proteins encoded together in one Catellatospora citrea window:
- a CDS encoding sensor histidine kinase, whose translation MRRRLAASYLLLMTLVLLALEIPLALTLASRESDLVRADRLADATRFAALARPGLRTDTVGTVRDELTRYDELYGIGAAVLDRDRHTFVRSVSYHLEPARGEAAVRAALAGQQYSSAESVLPWTGEPIVVAVPVNDNGEVLGLVVIVSPADRVRDAVTFWWLALGGIGLLAALACVLTARSLANWVLRPVTVLDAMTHEVAAGDGNTRISDQAGPPELRRLTRSFNDMAYAVADAMERQRAFVAHASHQLRNPLTALRLRVEELGPSLADDDGRSEHRLALEETDRLATVLDGLLTLARAERGRHQLITIDAVAVAESRVAAWEPLARHHGTALTLTVGLPVALVQVVPTALDQTLDALIDNAVKFSGSGGRVEVEVRAAEDGIAVHVRDDGPGMTDAQLDRATERFWRAPDAQNIDGSGLGLTIAAVLVDASGGRLAMTHADQRGLDARVWLRGLDSQA comes from the coding sequence GTGCGCCGCCGCCTGGCCGCCAGCTACCTGCTGCTGATGACACTGGTCCTGCTCGCCCTGGAGATCCCGCTCGCGCTGACCCTGGCCAGCCGCGAGTCCGACCTGGTCCGCGCCGACCGGCTCGCCGACGCGACCCGCTTCGCCGCGCTGGCCCGGCCCGGCCTGCGCACCGACACCGTCGGCACGGTGCGCGACGAGCTGACCCGCTACGACGAGCTGTACGGCATCGGCGCGGCCGTGCTCGACCGTGACCGGCACACCTTCGTCCGCTCGGTGAGCTACCACCTCGAACCCGCCCGCGGCGAGGCCGCCGTGCGCGCCGCGCTGGCCGGGCAGCAGTACAGCTCGGCCGAGTCGGTGCTGCCCTGGACCGGCGAGCCGATCGTGGTCGCGGTGCCGGTCAACGACAACGGCGAGGTGCTCGGTTTGGTGGTCATCGTGTCGCCCGCCGACCGGGTCCGGGACGCGGTCACGTTCTGGTGGCTGGCGCTGGGCGGCATCGGCCTGCTCGCCGCCCTGGCCTGCGTGCTCACCGCGCGCAGCCTGGCCAACTGGGTGCTGCGCCCGGTCACCGTGCTCGACGCGATGACCCACGAGGTCGCCGCGGGCGACGGCAACACGCGCATCTCCGACCAGGCCGGGCCGCCCGAGCTGCGCCGGCTCACGCGCAGTTTCAACGACATGGCGTACGCGGTGGCCGACGCGATGGAACGCCAGCGCGCCTTCGTCGCGCACGCCAGCCACCAGCTGCGCAACCCGCTCACCGCGCTGCGGCTGCGCGTCGAGGAGCTGGGCCCGAGCCTGGCCGACGACGACGGCCGCAGCGAGCACCGGCTCGCCCTGGAGGAGACCGACCGCCTGGCCACGGTGCTCGACGGGCTGCTCACCCTGGCCCGCGCCGAACGCGGCCGGCACCAGCTGATCACCATCGACGCGGTCGCGGTCGCCGAGTCCCGGGTCGCGGCGTGGGAGCCGCTGGCCCGCCACCACGGCACCGCGCTGACCCTGACCGTCGGGTTGCCGGTGGCGCTGGTGCAGGTCGTGCCGACCGCCCTCGATCAGACGCTGGACGCCCTGATCGACAACGCGGTGAAGTTCAGCGGGTCCGGCGGCCGGGTCGAGGTGGAGGTGCGGGCCGCCGAGGACGGGATCGCCGTGCACGTGCGCGACGACGGCCCCGGCATGACCGACGCCCAGCTCGACCGGGCCACCGAGCGGTTCTGGCGGGCCCCGGACGCGCAGAACATCGACGGCTCCGGCCTGGGCCTGACCATCGCGGCCGTGCTCGTCGACGCGTCCGGCGGCAGGCTCGCGATGACCCACGCCGACCAGCGCGGCCTCGACGCCCGCGTCTGGTTGCGCGGCCTGGACAGCCAGGCCTAG
- a CDS encoding TAXI family TRAP transporter solute-binding subunit yields the protein MPSAAALVVAVLLGMAACTEPQPEPVRLDIATGSRTGVYYVFGQAYAAIVNRELPHVHANVLVTTASAENVRLVGDGRVQLGFTQADILPTTGNQVRAVARVYDDLLHLVTRADGPVRRLADLRGRTVSVGAPGSGTAITANRLLDVADLAGDQVKISQLGLDASAEALTRGEIDAFFFSGGPPVKAVEQLVDAMPIRLVELGEWTEPLRVRYSEVYVSRDIPFSVYGLDPISTVADPNYLVVSENMPDDLVYELTRLLMQYRDELGVAHPAAGRLNPQSAIATAPLPLHPGAARYYQSIKP from the coding sequence ATGCCGTCGGCCGCCGCGCTGGTCGTGGCGGTCCTGCTCGGCATGGCCGCGTGCACCGAACCCCAGCCCGAGCCGGTGCGCCTGGACATCGCGACCGGCAGCCGCACCGGGGTCTACTACGTCTTCGGGCAGGCGTACGCGGCGATCGTCAACCGCGAGCTGCCGCACGTGCACGCCAACGTCCTGGTGACCACCGCCTCGGCGGAGAACGTCCGGCTGGTCGGCGACGGTCGGGTGCAGCTCGGCTTCACCCAGGCCGACATCCTGCCGACCACCGGCAACCAGGTGCGCGCCGTGGCTCGCGTCTACGACGACCTGCTGCACCTGGTGACACGCGCCGACGGCCCGGTGCGCCGCCTGGCCGACCTGCGCGGCCGCACCGTCTCGGTCGGCGCGCCCGGCTCGGGCACCGCGATCACCGCGAACCGCCTGCTCGACGTCGCCGACCTGGCCGGTGACCAGGTGAAGATCAGCCAGCTCGGTCTGGACGCGTCGGCCGAGGCGCTGACCAGGGGCGAGATCGACGCGTTCTTCTTCTCCGGCGGCCCGCCGGTCAAGGCCGTCGAGCAGCTCGTCGACGCCATGCCGATCCGGCTGGTCGAACTCGGCGAGTGGACCGAGCCGCTGCGGGTGCGCTACAGCGAGGTCTACGTGAGCCGAGACATCCCGTTCTCGGTGTACGGCCTCGACCCGATCAGCACCGTCGCCGACCCGAACTACCTCGTCGTCAGCGAGAACATGCCCGACGACCTGGTCTACGAACTCACCAGGCTGCTCATGCAGTACCGCGACGAACTCGGTGTCGCCCATCCGGCGGCCGGGCGGCTCAACCCGCAGTCGGCCATCGCCACCGCGCCGCTGCCGCTGCATCCGGGCGCGGCCCGCTACTACCAGTCGATCAAGCCCTAG
- a CDS encoding response regulator transcription factor: protein MRILLVEDDLRVATAMSAALTRRGYDVEHAATAAAALSAAPCDLVLLDLSLPDGDGLDVCRTLRARSPQLGIIAVTARGEERDRVVGLRVGADDYVVKPFSMVELQARIEAVLRRAAYASPELMVIVAGRVRIDVPARAVTVDGNDVALTRKEFDILLSLARHPGLVITRDRILLDAWQTTWVARHTVEVHVGSLRGKLGDPRLIESVRGVGYRLRGE, encoded by the coding sequence TTGCGCATCCTGCTGGTCGAGGACGACCTGCGCGTCGCCACGGCGATGAGCGCCGCGCTGACCCGCCGCGGGTACGACGTCGAACACGCCGCCACCGCCGCCGCGGCCCTGTCGGCCGCCCCCTGCGACCTGGTGCTGCTCGACCTGTCCCTGCCCGACGGCGACGGCCTCGACGTGTGCCGCACCCTGCGCGCCCGCAGCCCCCAGCTGGGCATCATCGCGGTCACCGCGCGCGGCGAGGAGCGCGACCGGGTGGTCGGGCTGCGCGTCGGCGCGGACGACTACGTGGTCAAGCCGTTCTCCATGGTCGAGCTACAGGCGCGCATCGAGGCGGTGCTGCGCCGGGCGGCGTACGCCTCCCCCGAGCTGATGGTGATCGTCGCCGGGCGGGTGCGCATCGACGTGCCCGCCCGCGCCGTCACCGTCGACGGCAACGACGTCGCGCTGACCCGCAAGGAGTTCGACATCCTGCTGTCGCTGGCCCGGCACCCCGGCCTGGTCATCACCCGCGACCGCATCCTGCTCGACGCCTGGCAGACCACCTGGGTCGCCCGGCACACCGTCGAGGTGCACGTCGGCTCGCTGCGCGGCAAGCTCGGCGACCCGCGCCTCATCGAGTCGGTGCGCGGCGTCGGCTACCGGCTGCGCGGCGAGTAG
- a CDS encoding barstar family protein, whose amino-acid sequence MKPPQGAATPHRAADPLPRWLAVTAAAPPDDASVVDGRACRTRSGLFAEFARALRFPDHFGRNWDALADCLRDTAGGPGPAVRVGHAEDLLIGAPELTAILLEVLGSISTDTPPGVAVTLHVPGADLDRCTAAAAVLLPDGFPA is encoded by the coding sequence GTGAAGCCGCCGCAGGGGGCGGCGACGCCGCACCGCGCCGCCGACCCCCTGCCCCGGTGGCTGGCGGTCACCGCAGCCGCCCCGCCCGACGACGCCTCGGTGGTCGACGGACGCGCCTGCCGCACCAGGTCCGGCCTGTTCGCCGAGTTCGCCCGCGCGCTGCGGTTCCCGGACCACTTCGGACGCAACTGGGACGCACTCGCCGACTGCCTGCGCGACACCGCCGGCGGACCCGGACCGGCAGTGCGCGTCGGCCACGCCGAGGACCTGCTGATCGGCGCACCCGAACTGACGGCGATCCTGCTGGAGGTCCTCGGCTCCATCTCGACCGACACCCCGCCCGGCGTCGCGGTCACGCTCCATGTGCCCGGGGCGGACCTGGACCGCTGCACCGCCGCCGCGGCGGTGCTCCTGCCGGACGGGTTCCCGGCGTAG
- a CDS encoding Gfo/Idh/MocA family protein → MTHNPIRYAVVGRGWRAQFFFKLAELMPERFTVTGVMTRSVEAAAEVAGRWRLPVTQDVGELLATGDPEYVITSVPWGVNPGLVETLVERGLPVLSETPPAPDLDGLRRLWAQVGKAEQVQVAEQYLLLPDHAARLAVLRSGVIGEPTSAQVSSTHGYHAVSMLRGMLDVGMGPASVHARTFTAPLADPMSPAGWRDDATPKPAVNTLATIDFGGRSGLYDFTDNQWWNQLRTRRIVVRGSLGELVDDRVVRLQGTRTIVESELRRRQTGRDLNLEGFDLDHISFDGSVVYTNPYPGVRLSDEEIAIATILEATGRWARGEAEAPYPLAQACQDHLISLAIDESARTGQTVEVGAEPWQ, encoded by the coding sequence GTGACTCACAACCCGATCAGGTACGCCGTCGTCGGGCGCGGCTGGCGTGCGCAGTTCTTCTTCAAGCTGGCCGAGCTGATGCCCGAGCGCTTCACGGTGACCGGCGTGATGACCCGTTCCGTCGAGGCCGCCGCCGAGGTGGCCGGGCGCTGGCGGCTGCCCGTCACCCAGGACGTCGGCGAGCTGCTGGCCACCGGCGACCCTGAGTACGTCATCACCTCGGTGCCGTGGGGCGTGAACCCCGGCCTGGTCGAGACGCTGGTGGAACGCGGTCTGCCGGTGCTGTCGGAGACCCCGCCCGCGCCCGACCTCGACGGGCTGCGCCGCCTCTGGGCGCAGGTCGGCAAGGCCGAGCAGGTCCAGGTCGCCGAGCAGTACCTGCTGCTGCCCGACCACGCGGCCCGGCTGGCGGTGCTGCGCTCCGGCGTCATCGGCGAGCCCACCTCGGCCCAGGTGTCGTCCACGCACGGCTACCACGCGGTGTCGATGCTGCGCGGCATGCTGGACGTCGGCATGGGCCCGGCGAGCGTGCACGCCCGCACCTTCACCGCGCCGCTGGCCGACCCGATGAGCCCGGCCGGCTGGCGCGACGACGCCACCCCGAAGCCCGCCGTGAACACGCTGGCCACCATCGACTTCGGCGGCCGCAGCGGCCTGTACGACTTCACCGACAACCAGTGGTGGAACCAGCTGCGCACCCGGCGCATCGTGGTCCGCGGCAGCCTCGGCGAGCTGGTCGACGACCGGGTGGTGCGGCTGCAGGGCACCCGCACGATCGTCGAGTCGGAGCTGCGCCGCCGCCAGACCGGCCGCGACCTCAACCTCGAGGGCTTCGACCTGGACCACATCAGCTTCGACGGCTCGGTCGTCTACACCAACCCCTACCCGGGCGTACGCCTGTCCGACGAGGAGATCGCCATCGCGACCATCCTGGAGGCGACCGGCCGGTGGGCGCGCGGCGAGGCCGAAGCGCCCTACCCCCTGGCCCAGGCCTGCCAGGACCACCTGATCAGCCTCGCCATCGACGAGTCCGCCCGCACCGGCCAGACCGTCGAGGTGGGCGCCGAACCCTGGCAGTGA
- a CDS encoding ribonuclease domain-containing protein, producing MAMLVGALFVPATAAPAEAAVYNSCTMARCADARAARSGWSAKGFPTTAGWYAWSNGLYNYTGGRFYNREGQLPAGATYYEYDVYPRNRGAARDAYRIVVNRSTGVTWFSPNHYADFYRL from the coding sequence ATGGCCATGCTCGTCGGCGCGCTGTTCGTGCCCGCGACCGCCGCCCCCGCCGAAGCCGCCGTCTACAACTCCTGCACCATGGCCCGCTGCGCCGACGCCCGCGCGGCACGCTCCGGCTGGTCGGCCAAGGGCTTTCCGACCACCGCAGGCTGGTACGCGTGGAGCAACGGGCTCTACAACTACACCGGCGGCCGGTTCTACAACCGCGAGGGGCAGCTCCCCGCCGGCGCCACCTACTACGAGTACGACGTGTACCCGCGCAACCGCGGTGCGGCCCGCGACGCCTACCGCATCGTGGTCAATCGCAGCACGGGTGTGACCTGGTTCTCGCCGAACCACTACGCCGACTTCTACCGCCTGTGA
- a CDS encoding ArsR/SmtB family transcription factor, translating to MDDVFKALADPSRRALLDSLNARNGQTLRELCAGLDMARQSVSKHLAVLEEANLVTTVWRGREKLHHLNAEPINAIADRWIDRYHRGRVHVLADLKTALEQQHMDEFVYTTYIRTTPQRLWQALTDPAFTSRYWQVTFDTDWQVGSAMTWARLGVVMADPAQVVLEAEPYRRLAYTWHTFTPEFAKSVELGEDLRQQLAAEQRSKVTFDLEQDGDLVKLTVVHDGFAPGSALPGMVSQGWPHLLSDLKTLLETGRTMAEAA from the coding sequence ATGGACGACGTTTTCAAGGCGCTGGCGGACCCGAGCCGCCGCGCCCTGCTGGACAGCCTCAACGCCCGAAACGGGCAGACCCTGCGCGAGCTGTGCGCGGGGCTGGACATGGCCCGGCAGTCGGTGAGCAAGCACCTCGCGGTGCTGGAGGAGGCCAACCTGGTCACCACCGTGTGGCGCGGCCGGGAGAAGCTGCACCACCTCAACGCCGAGCCGATCAACGCCATCGCCGACCGCTGGATCGACCGCTACCACCGCGGGCGGGTGCACGTCCTCGCGGACCTCAAGACGGCATTGGAGCAGCAGCACATGGACGAGTTCGTCTACACGACCTACATCCGGACCACGCCGCAGCGGCTGTGGCAGGCGCTGACCGACCCGGCGTTCACCAGCCGGTACTGGCAGGTCACCTTCGACACCGACTGGCAGGTCGGCTCAGCCATGACCTGGGCGCGGCTGGGGGTGGTGATGGCCGACCCGGCGCAGGTCGTGCTGGAGGCCGAGCCCTACCGGCGGCTGGCCTACACCTGGCACACCTTCACGCCGGAGTTCGCCAAGTCCGTCGAGCTGGGCGAGGACCTGCGGCAGCAGCTCGCGGCCGAGCAGCGCTCCAAGGTGACCTTCGACCTGGAGCAGGACGGCGACCTGGTCAAGCTCACCGTCGTGCACGACGGGTTCGCGCCCGGCAGCGCGCTGCCCGGCATGGTCAGCCAGGGCTGGCCGCACCTGCTGTCGGACCTGAAGACCCTGCTGGAGACCGGCCGCACCATGGCCGAGGCCGCCTAG
- a CDS encoding SGNH/GDSL hydrolase family protein — protein sequence MKEVVCAGDSITRGLASANYVSLLRDRLGPDGYRFVNAGVDGNLAWNVLQRLDEVIACRPDAVTLLVGTNDVNATYDARWARHYRRQQRLPATPSPQWYRRNVDAILDRLQNGTSARLAVLDLPPLGEDLSSTMNQRVREYNTVLREVADGRGVPCLPLHERLVALLPPGHRPPPYEGRLGLALRTTFQHLVLRRSWNEISAANGLTLLTDHIHLNDTAAAVIADLIAEWLRTSPPRRS from the coding sequence ATGAAAGAGGTCGTGTGCGCCGGTGACAGCATCACCCGGGGGCTGGCCAGCGCGAACTATGTCAGCCTGCTGCGTGACCGGCTCGGGCCGGACGGATACCGGTTCGTCAACGCCGGAGTCGACGGCAACCTCGCCTGGAACGTGCTCCAGCGCCTGGACGAGGTGATCGCGTGCCGCCCCGACGCGGTCACGCTGCTGGTCGGCACGAACGACGTCAACGCCACCTACGACGCGCGGTGGGCCCGCCACTACCGCCGGCAGCAGCGCCTGCCGGCGACGCCGAGCCCGCAGTGGTATCGCCGCAACGTCGACGCGATCCTCGACCGGTTGCAGAATGGCACCTCGGCCCGGCTGGCCGTGCTCGACCTGCCGCCGCTGGGCGAGGATCTGTCGAGCACGATGAACCAGCGGGTGCGGGAGTACAACACGGTGCTGCGGGAGGTCGCGGACGGGCGCGGGGTGCCCTGCCTGCCGCTGCACGAGCGCCTGGTCGCGCTGCTGCCGCCGGGGCACCGGCCGCCGCCGTACGAGGGCAGGCTCGGCCTGGCGCTGCGCACCACGTTCCAGCACCTGGTGCTGCGCCGTTCCTGGAACGAGATCTCGGCCGCCAACGGCCTGACCCTGCTCACCGACCACATCCACCTCAACGACACGGCCGCCGCGGTCATCGCCGACCTGATCGCCGAGTGGCTGCGGACCTCGCCCCCACGCCGGAGTTAA
- a CDS encoding SDR family NAD(P)-dependent oxidoreductase: MSSFLVTGSADGIGLHTARELLALGHRVVLHARNEQRAAQTRDAVPDAAAVLVGDVSSLAQTRSLAAAANEHGPYDAVIHNVGVGSAARREVTEDGIERIFAVNVLTPYLLTALMPLPQRLVYLTSGLEAAGHADFDDLQYERKAWDGMRAYSDSKLHDVLLAFAVARLFPAVLSNAVDPGWIKTRMGGPNATDELADGAETQVWLATADPAEVGFSGRYLKRRQDLRANAAAYDIAAQDRLLAACAELTGEKFPA, translated from the coding sequence ATGAGCAGTTTCCTCGTCACCGGCTCGGCGGACGGCATCGGCCTGCACACGGCACGCGAGCTGCTGGCGCTCGGGCACCGGGTGGTGCTGCACGCCCGCAACGAGCAGCGGGCCGCGCAGACCCGCGACGCGGTGCCGGACGCGGCCGCGGTGCTGGTCGGCGACGTGTCGTCACTGGCGCAGACCAGGTCCCTGGCCGCCGCCGCGAACGAGCACGGGCCCTACGACGCGGTCATCCACAACGTCGGCGTGGGGTCGGCGGCCCGGCGGGAGGTCACCGAGGACGGCATCGAGCGCATCTTCGCGGTCAACGTGCTAACGCCGTATCTGCTGACGGCCCTGATGCCGTTGCCGCAGCGACTGGTGTACCTGACCTCCGGGCTGGAGGCGGCCGGCCACGCCGACTTCGACGACCTGCAGTACGAGCGCAAGGCCTGGGACGGGATGCGGGCCTACAGCGACTCGAAGCTGCACGACGTGCTGTTGGCGTTCGCCGTGGCGCGGCTGTTCCCGGCCGTGCTCAGCAACGCCGTCGACCCCGGCTGGATCAAGACCCGGATGGGCGGCCCGAACGCCACCGACGAGCTCGCCGACGGGGCCGAGACGCAGGTGTGGCTGGCCACCGCGGACCCGGCCGAGGTCGGCTTCAGCGGCCGCTACCTCAAGCGCCGGCAGGACCTGCGCGCCAACGCGGCCGCCTACGACATCGCCGCCCAGGACCGCCTCCTGGCCGCCTGCGCCGAACTGACCGGCGAGAAGTTTCCCGCCTGA
- a CDS encoding FMN-dependent NADH-azoreductase, producing MRILHVIASPRGSESHSLRVSESFLKGVREQSGDVTVDVVDLYRQDLPAMAGDTIEAKYALMVGRPIDRDHAESWRQVESLIEHFVSADAYLITAPMWNFGVPYALKYYIDCIVQPGYLFRYDETGQVVPMVNGKRMVCVTSRGADYSAGTHLHPYDFQEPYLRTVFGFVGITDVRFIHAQPMDITPHQREAALTGAVAQARDLGRGFLAPAVGAPA from the coding sequence ATGCGCATACTGCACGTCATCGCCAGTCCCCGTGGTTCGGAATCCCATTCGCTTCGTGTTTCCGAGTCCTTTCTGAAGGGCGTTCGAGAGCAGTCCGGCGATGTCACCGTCGACGTCGTCGACCTCTACCGCCAGGACCTGCCCGCGATGGCGGGCGACACCATCGAGGCGAAGTACGCGCTGATGGTGGGCAGGCCCATCGACCGCGACCACGCCGAGTCGTGGCGGCAGGTCGAGTCCCTGATCGAGCACTTCGTCTCCGCCGACGCGTACCTGATCACCGCGCCGATGTGGAACTTCGGCGTGCCGTACGCGCTGAAGTACTACATCGACTGCATCGTGCAGCCCGGATACCTGTTCCGGTACGACGAGACCGGCCAGGTCGTGCCGATGGTCAACGGAAAGCGGATGGTCTGCGTGACCTCCCGTGGCGCCGACTACTCCGCGGGGACGCACCTGCACCCGTACGACTTCCAGGAGCCGTACCTGCGGACGGTCTTCGGATTCGTCGGCATCACGGACGTGCGGTTCATCCACGCCCAGCCGATGGACATCACCCCGCACCAGCGCGAGGCGGCCCTGACCGGGGCCGTCGCCCAGGCCCGCGACCTGGGCCGGGGCTTCCTCGCGCCCGCCGTCGGCGCGCCGGCCTGA
- a CDS encoding glycoside hydrolase domain-containing protein yields MLAAAISVAVAGSSLVTAPTWAKPADAVTEGSRIVDYRGYRVAVPASWQVVDLSTAPRACVRFDRPTVYLGHPGDQSSCPADLVGRTAALVIEPLDTVAAGRLAPQAAVTATGAAVAAGAVSHDDAIQVAVRGAGVLVTAAHTPDTESLVRRILASASLGRDAKPSSASLLATATATGAAAAAAPLAAAGPQPGVYTGKGFDTCAAPSQSTMNAWRNSSPYRAVGIYISGASRSCAQPNLTASWVTNQTANGWRLIPIELGRQAPCGTRQPKMSADPATARSQGVTAANSAVSAAQALGIPAGSAIYNDIEQYPSNASCKAAVLSFLSGWTEQLHVRGYLSGMYSSGSSGVTDVCSAYHDPGYTRLDHLWIAWWNGVADTDAGPYCDASYYTNHRRLHQYVGEVLETWGGVQINIDRNYLDVSTSVSEPPPTSWSAVVDNTTAGGFTASANWGSSAFSAQRYGADYRFADPVAASDPAWYRVTIPETASYEIAVWYPANAGYNDATPFIVATAGGNQTVTVNQRVNGGQWISLGVFTLTAGTGDKVGVSRWTTGTGYVIADAVRFTRV; encoded by the coding sequence GTGCTGGCGGCCGCGATATCCGTCGCGGTCGCCGGTTCGTCGCTGGTGACCGCGCCGACATGGGCCAAGCCCGCCGACGCGGTCACCGAAGGCAGCCGGATCGTCGACTACCGCGGGTATCGCGTGGCCGTGCCCGCCTCATGGCAGGTCGTCGACCTGAGCACCGCGCCGCGGGCGTGTGTCCGGTTCGACCGGCCCACGGTCTACCTGGGACACCCCGGCGACCAGTCCTCCTGCCCCGCCGATCTCGTCGGGCGCACCGCGGCGCTGGTCATCGAGCCGCTCGACACCGTCGCTGCGGGCCGTCTCGCCCCGCAGGCCGCCGTCACCGCAACCGGCGCGGCGGTCGCGGCCGGAGCCGTGTCGCACGACGACGCGATCCAGGTCGCCGTGCGCGGCGCGGGCGTGCTGGTCACCGCGGCGCACACCCCCGACACCGAGTCCCTCGTCCGCCGGATCCTCGCCTCCGCGAGCCTGGGCCGCGATGCCAAGCCGTCGTCCGCCAGCCTGCTCGCCACCGCGACGGCGACCGGGGCCGCCGCCGCCGCGGCGCCGCTGGCGGCGGCCGGGCCGCAGCCGGGCGTGTACACCGGCAAGGGTTTCGACACCTGTGCCGCGCCGTCCCAGTCGACCATGAACGCCTGGCGCAACAGCTCGCCGTACCGGGCCGTCGGCATCTACATCAGCGGCGCGAGCCGGTCCTGCGCCCAGCCGAACCTGACCGCGAGCTGGGTGACCAACCAGACCGCCAACGGCTGGCGGCTGATCCCGATCGAGCTGGGCCGCCAGGCCCCGTGCGGCACCCGCCAGCCGAAGATGTCCGCCGACCCGGCCACCGCCCGGTCCCAGGGCGTCACGGCCGCCAACAGTGCGGTGAGCGCCGCGCAGGCGCTGGGCATCCCCGCGGGCAGCGCGATCTACAACGACATCGAGCAGTATCCGTCGAACGCCTCGTGCAAGGCCGCCGTCCTGTCGTTCCTGTCCGGCTGGACGGAGCAGCTGCACGTGCGCGGGTACCTGTCCGGCATGTACTCCAGCGGGTCCTCCGGCGTGACCGACGTCTGCAGCGCCTACCACGACCCCGGCTACACCCGCCTCGACCACCTCTGGATCGCGTGGTGGAACGGCGTGGCCGACACCGACGCCGGCCCGTACTGCGACGCGTCCTACTACACCAACCACCGGCGGCTGCACCAGTACGTCGGGGAGGTGCTGGAGACCTGGGGCGGGGTGCAGATCAACATCGACCGCAACTACCTCGACGTGTCGACGAGCGTCTCGGAGCCGCCACCGACGTCGTGGAGCGCCGTCGTGGACAACACGACCGCCGGCGGGTTCACCGCCAGCGCGAACTGGGGCTCCTCGGCGTTCTCCGCCCAGCGCTACGGCGCCGACTACCGCTTCGCCGACCCCGTCGCGGCCAGCGACCCGGCGTGGTACCGGGTGACCATCCCGGAGACCGCGTCCTACGAGATCGCGGTCTGGTATCCGGCGAACGCCGGCTACAACGACGCGACCCCGTTCATCGTGGCCACCGCCGGCGGCAACCAGACGGTGACCGTGAACCAGCGCGTCAACGGCGGACAATGGATCTCGCTGGGCGTCTTCACGCTCACCGCCGGCACCGGCGACAAGGTCGGCGTGAGCCGGTGGACCACCGGCACCGGCTACGTCATCGCCGACGCCGTGCGCTTCACCCGGGTCTAG
- a CDS encoding alpha/beta hydrolase: protein MKKSVTFQSNGLDVKGDLYVPDDYQAGQKLPAIVVSHPFGGVKEQTAGLYAQKLCMKGNVTLAFDASYQGESAGEPRFLEDPFARAEDIRSAVSYLTTVDEVDPARIGALGICASGGYVPYTAATDQRIKAVATVSAADMGSLFRDGLGGNGDAELRDGLLTAAAQDRTDQAHGKPARLEHIVPDTPAEVTEDTPTLYAEGTDYYRTPRAQHPNAKNWYVVAGLDRIMAYDSYDHVDLISPRPLLMIAGAKADTKYFSEQAYAQAKEPKELYLIDGATHIDLYDKPEYVTPAVERLDAFFDKYLAPA from the coding sequence GTGAAGAAGAGCGTCACGTTCCAGAGCAACGGGCTCGACGTCAAGGGCGACCTCTACGTCCCCGACGACTACCAGGCGGGGCAGAAACTGCCGGCGATCGTGGTCAGCCACCCGTTCGGCGGGGTCAAGGAGCAGACCGCCGGCCTGTACGCGCAGAAGCTGTGCATGAAGGGCAACGTCACGCTCGCCTTCGACGCCTCCTACCAGGGTGAGAGCGCGGGCGAGCCGCGTTTCCTGGAGGACCCGTTCGCGCGCGCCGAGGACATCCGCAGCGCCGTCAGCTACCTGACCACCGTCGACGAGGTCGACCCGGCACGCATCGGCGCGCTGGGCATCTGCGCGTCCGGTGGCTACGTGCCCTACACCGCGGCCACCGATCAGCGCATCAAGGCGGTCGCCACGGTCAGCGCGGCCGACATGGGCTCGCTGTTCCGCGACGGGCTCGGCGGCAACGGCGACGCGGAACTGCGCGACGGCCTGCTGACGGCGGCCGCGCAGGACCGCACCGACCAGGCACACGGCAAACCGGCCCGGCTGGAGCACATCGTGCCGGACACCCCGGCCGAGGTCACCGAGGACACCCCGACGCTGTACGCCGAGGGCACCGACTACTACCGCACGCCCCGCGCCCAGCACCCGAACGCGAAGAACTGGTACGTCGTGGCGGGCCTCGACCGGATCATGGCGTACGACTCGTACGACCACGTGGACCTGATCTCGCCCCGGCCGCTGCTGATGATCGCCGGCGCCAAGGCGGACACGAAGTACTTCAGCGAGCAGGCGTACGCCCAGGCCAAGGAGCCCAAGGAGCTGTACCTGATCGACGGGGCGACGCACATCGACCTCTACGACAAGCCCGAGTACGTGACCCCGGCCGTGGAGCGCCTCGACGCGTTCTTCGACAAGTACCTCGCGCCCGCCTAG